In the Lutra lutra chromosome 12, mLutLut1.2, whole genome shotgun sequence genome, GATGTAGTGGAAATTTTGGGGGGgattagagtttatttttgtcatcTCTGTGAGACAGCTACTCATTCATCCAGATCACAGCTAAGAAAAAAGCTGGTCACAGAAATTAGCAGTTTCAGCTCAGCAGCGAAGTCGCCAGCCTgtgaaggcagagagaaattGACTAATTAGCAATGCGCACTAAAACTTGACGGTtctttatagagagagagaagagagagggagagagagggagagggagggagggggggctcgctttttccccttctttcttccaaAGATGTTTGAAATCGCAGTCATTTACGCTCGACAATTTTTACAATAGCCTTGAGCCATAATTTTGCGAGTCTCTCCAGCATCCATCCCCCTGTATGGTCTCTCTCTACTGGCCAAGCACGACCGTTTCTCTCCCCAACCGTGGATTTCCTATTACTCTCGTTACGACTCACTGAGCCCCAGGCCCAAGGATAATGATGTGTTGTTTCTTGGTAGCATAATTTGTCACACgtacattttttcttcttcttctcttgcagaaagctctgctccctctctctctctccctctctctccctctctctccctctctctttctctcttttctccctctcctacatTTTCTTGCTGTTGCTAATTCATGGTGATCAAATGATGTACGACAAAATAAATTGTAAAGAGTGACTGCCTGGAGTTGGGAACCAGAAGGTGTTTTCCCCCTCCCAAGGAGAGAGCaaacctttaaaaaggaaggacaatTGATTTTTGGGGGGGAGCTTAAGTGAGCCTTGACTTTGCAGCTGGTTGAAAGCAGGTAAGTTTCTGGCCTTGTGTCTGCCTTGCGTGTATTTTGTTCTGTCTTTTGGGTTGTTGGcgggggaagggatggggagggagtcTTTGGGGGGGGCGGTTAGTTGCCTGGCAAACGCTCATAAAGAATAAAACTCCTATTGCAAGAAATAAGCAGATAAGGGGGAAAGGcaaaggagaagaacaagaaggaaggggaacaggaaaagatggggggggggagcGAGACAACGAAGCGgggaaagcgagagagagagagagaggtatgaCCGGGTCCACTTAAAGGGAGAGACTCTGGGAGATGTTTCAGGAAACCCAGATCTTTGGGggccggtgggggagggggtcctgcCGGGGGAGGGAGCTCGAGGGAGGTTAGGGTCCACCTGGAACAGGATGGTAAAGTGAGTCGAGAGGAGCCCAGTGTGGTATAAATAGGAAACCGGCGATCCAGGACTGGCGCCAGGCAGGGCAGAGTGAGCCGCAGTGGAAGGGGCAGGTCCGGCGGGATCCCTCGGAGCCgagcggcggcggtggcggcggcggcggtggctctcccgggcgggcgggcgcgcgggCGGGATGTGGGCAGAGGGTCCCTTTCTGCTCGGCCCTGGAAGGTGCAATTACAGGTTAAGGACCTGGCGTATCGATTTCGCCTAGCCTCCCCCGCATCCTGCCGTCCTCCGCCTAGATGCGGGCggttcagactttttttttacagaagtagtTCCAGggccaggggagtggggggtgccCGAGTGGGGGGTCGCTGGGGGTTTTACCGAGGGGCTcgtggggaagctgaggcttcACGCGGAGATGCTGGGTGGGATGCAGAGACCCTGCACGGAacctaccccccaccctccattggacagcccccaccccctcccccaacacctgcCAGTTAACTTGAACTTCTCACAGTTACTGGAGTTAAAGCCACTGTTCCTGGTGCCTTGGAGACAGAACCTTTCACGTGAATCCCTCCGGGCCTCTGGGGTCCTGCTCTAAATCCACCCCAGTggccccacttcctccctcctcGTCTCCCCGGTGCCGCCCCGCGAGAGAAGGGGAGATACGCGTCTGAACTTCCGCGCTTTGAAATGCGGGGGGCGGGAGAgagggggtcgggggtggggggccgaaAGGATTCTCCTGCCAGGTTTACAGGCGTCTCTGGACAATTAGCAAAACTGAGTGGTGACGGGGAAGCCAACAGTTTGCGAAGCAGGCAAGCAGGCAGGGCCGGGTTGAGGGAAATGAGCTAGAATTGATAAGGACAGCTCCCGCCTCTGCCGAGTCCACTGAGCTGGTCCTCACCGCGCTCCACTGCACTTTCCCGGGAGAAGAAAGGGCTTTATCTGCTACCTCAGACTATTAGCCTAGGAGTTTCTCGGGGCAGCACGGATAATCGAAGGGGTTCCCAGCTTTTGGAGAGCTAAGAATCGCCCACCCGCACGCTTGTCGGGTCccctctcctaccccccaaactggACCAACTGCGAAAAGCAAAGCTGCAGGCACAAGTTGACCTGGAACCTCTGCCGACGGTCGCCTCTGCGCTCTCCGGGAAGCCCTGGCTCCCCACTCCCTGGCCTTTCCCTTTCTCAGGCCCGGCATGGACACAAGCCCACGAGGTGTCTCGGCCTCCGCCGCCACTTTACCGTCGCTGCTGCCACCCCTGTCTCTGCCAAGAGCCGAGCCAGGGTGGTTTTAGGAAAGTGAGGGACGAAGTGTGTGGGCGGTGGCGAGAGGAGTAGCACGGAGCTGAACCAGCGCCCCGACCCCAGACAGGGCCCTTTTGGTGGCGCTCACGGATTCAGCGCCTTCAGACCTTACTCCTAGGGTCGGGGTCCTGGGGCGCGCTGGGCAGGAGCCAAGCTGAACACTGATTGTTGTCttcgccctcccctcccctccacacccttccccaccccgaccacaccccaccccctccactacccttcacccctccctcccatcccccacccctgtctgccAGGTTGGAGGAGGGTTTAAAGCCAGGTGCGCCGAGTCAGCTCGCCATGTCCAGATCCGGGGACAGGACCTCCACCTTCGACCCCAGCCACAGCGACAACCTGCTGCACGGCCTCAACCTGCTGTGGAGGAAGCAGCTGTTTTGCGACGTGACCCTGACGGCCCAGGGCCAGCAGTTCCACTGCCACAAGGCCGTGCTGGCCTCCTGCTCGCAGTACTTCCGATCGCTCTTCTCCAGTCACCCCCCTCTCGGGGGAGGGGTCGGCGGCCAGGACGGCCTGGGGGCCCCcaaggaccagcagcagcagcagccgcagcagcagccgccacagcagcagcagccgccgccACAGGAGGAGCCCGggactccttcctcctcccccgaCGACAAGCTGCTGACCAGTCCTCGGGCCATCAACAACCTGGTGCTGCAGGGCTGCTCGTCCATCGGGCTGCGCCTGGTGCTTGAGTACCTCTACACGGCCAACGTGACCCTCTCCCTGGACACGGTGGAGGAGGTGCTGTCGGTCAGCAAGATCTTGCACATCCCCCAGGTCACCAAGCTCTGCGTGCAGTTCCTCAACGACCAGATCTCCGTACAGAACTACAAGCAGGTGTGCAAGATCGCTGCGCTGCACGGCCTGGAGGAGACCAAGAAGCTGGCCAACAAGTACCTGGTGGAGGATGTGCTGCTGCTCAACTTCGAGGAGATGCGCGCCCTGCTGGACTCGCTGCCGCCCCCCGTGGAGTCGGAGCTGGCGCTCTTCCAGATGTCCGTGCTGTGGCTGGAGCACGACCGCGAGACCCGCATGCAGTACGCGCCCGACCTCATGAAGCGCCTCCGCTTCGCGCTCATCCCGGCCCCGGAGCTGGTGGAGCGGGTCCAGTCAGTGGATTTCATGCGCACCGACCCGGTCTGCCAGAAGCTGCTGCTGGACGCCATGAACTACCACCTGATGCCCTTCAGGCAGCACTGCAGGCAGAGCCTGGCCAGCAGGTAGGAGACAACAAAGAGgagggcgggggttgggggggggagcaggaaaggccggagggaggggaggggggcagagaggagtggggagaggggtgggctgCTCGGGAGGCTCTGGCGAGCTGAAAACAAACGCAAACAAACAATTCAGACTGCGTGGGGAAAGTTGATTTCGGACTCTCCGAAAGGTCAACAGGAAAGTGGCCTAACAGCATCCCTGAGCGCTGGAAAGCCCACGTTCCCAACATCCCCAGGGCGAGAAATGCGGGACTTGGGGGCTGAAACTGACAGGCAGGTGGGGCCAAAGGCCGGGGCAGTTCCCAGTGCCGCTCGGGAAACCTCTCCAAGCAGTCCTCCCTCCAAATCTCAAAATGAACTTCCTTGAGGAAAAGGATTCTGCAATGACAAgtcccaccccactccacctcTTTCCTGCCTTGGGTGAGCAGGAACGCCCTGGCGACGCTCCACCAGGAGAGCTTTCATTCTTTCCGTCAGACACTCAAggtctgttgttgttgttgttgttgttgttgttgtgtttagTGACtgagtctgctgctccctttggAAGTTAGAGCTCCCAAACCTTTTGTCTATTAGGGCCACTATCGGAAATTCCGGCATCACAGACCCAGGCAAACTTTCTGTCTTGTGGAAagcctttctttttcacttttaaaggGGAGCAAAGCAAGAGGTTTCAGGGTGTCAGAGTGAATCATGCCTAGCAGCTCCCAGCTCTAAGGGGAGCACTGCTGAAAACTGGGAGGAGGGGAGTCTTCTGCCTCTCCAGTTAGGTCCTTGTGCCAGCTCTGAAGTCACAAAGAAGTTGGGGACTTGCTGTCGCTCTCTggaatgtgtctgtgtgtgctgCAAATAGGGTTTCatgtcagaggggagagggaaatgatgactttttaaaatgtgacagatttttttttttaactttggaatCGACAGTCCTGTTTTATTGGCTCCAATCTTAAAACCCCTTTTAATGAGCCCTAGCAGAgcgtttctttctctttttaaaaaagagaagcagtATCTTCTCAGTTTCTCATGATAAAACATCACGATTTCAGATGCCAGGCTACCCCAGCCTAATCCACTGGAGTGTTACATGGTTTAAAAATCCATCATGGCATTTTCCCATTCAGAAGGATGTCTAAAGTGGGGAAGGGGGGCCATTTCATGCAGCTTTgtggaattaaatatttattttttagtcatgATGTTTCTACTAGACCCAGGTAGAAATGTAAGAAAAGGAAGATATTCTGTACAGCACTGGTGTTCAGGTGAGGCCCACAGAGTTATGGGAAACCTTAGACTTAGAAACCTTCTAAGTTGATTTTCTACTCTTATGTGAGAGATGAGTTAATGAATTGTGTCAATAAATGACAGTAGGACAATAGCACAAGCAAGAATTCAATCCCTTGTGTGCTTGAATAGTGAGCACAGGAGTCCAGGTGTGAAGAAGAACATGGaatgtacttttattttgtaAGAGTTTTTCATTTGCCTAAAGATGGAAACTTAGTGTAGTGGGCAAATGTCACCACGCCAATGGGCACTGGTGATTAATATTCTGTTCTTAACTTTTATCACTTTCAATAACTTAAGAGTATACTTAACTTagcatatattatacatattcaggaatatatatacatattcaggAATTCAAACAACACAGTTATAGTCCTGaacatacatttatttgtattttaaaaaacatgtaaaatctAATAGAAACTCAGAAACCCAGAGGGATAATAAGATTAAAGTTTAACTTGTTTTAAGAGTGATTTTGGGATACGAGCATTACAAATTTGATCTTATAAAGAATTTCTGAAGCCCTCAATGTACTTGTGCTTAATAAGTATGTTCTAGGGCTCAGTATTAGAACGGTTGACTTTCAAAATGCAAAATCCATTTTCCACCTTCGTCTGGATTCAGCATACCAGCTGGGGCCTGCTGGTTCTGTCCTGGTGGATGGCTGAGATACCAGGCTGCCTGGCTCGGTGATGACACCTTCCAGCTTCACTGGGCCATATCATTTGAAGGATATGTAGTGGCGTCTGACCACTAAATGCTTACAAGTGTCATGGATGCTGAAGGAATCTGATACTTCTGCGGTAGGAAgaaacctgtatttttctttaaaagcagaagATACACGGAAGAAAACAGTTTGTGTGAACCTGTTGTTGATCTCAAAGTAATATAATTTAGCTTTTGTTCCATTATTGGAGCTGTGGCAATTTAATTTGGGGGGGACTAATTGAAGTACTCCAATTTTAATTTGCAGGAAGAATGTAAGACTAACCACCAAGATCTTAACTTTATTGTAGACAAAAATGCTGGAAGTTGTAACCAATAGTATTATGTTGGCCCATTTATAACAGCATCagcagaatataaaaatgttctcTCAGACTTACATGTAGTTTAACAGAAGGATTAATGTGCTAAACAATTGCTTATGCAAATGAATCACTTTCATTGAAGACAACTGAATGGAGAGTCAttgtatatattactttttacCCACCTATAGTGTTAAAGTCTAAACATGAAAGGAGTCTTCAAATTTAGGCAAGgagttgaaaaattaaaattgattaatCTGTtggaaaaagtacaaaatataaggaaatagaatcacttcaaaaagaatttatttaaaaatacatggtcATCTGTAGAAAGTAGGGCTTTAATgtaataacaatattttaaatatttttgaagattattaagtaattttgaatttttattacatctagaaaaataaagcaacccAAGCCTGACAACTTTATAAATAcccaaattaatatttaatttttgctcTAGTTGCCTTAGTCTTTCTGAGTATGCCATTTATGCTTagattcatgttttattttagcaaattaaGCATaagaacaacaaattaaaaataaaagacgtACTAtcttatattcaaatatatgcaTAACTAATTTAAGAGAAAAGGACTTAAGGAGACAAAAATTAAGACATCCGaagtcttatttcttattttctttttgttttattgcaagaaatataaaacttaagaaataagTTCTTGAAAAAGTTTCTGGAAGAgtcatttttaaaggcttttaaagCATGAAAATTTGATTTAGTAAGTGACATCACATGCAATGTTTAGTacattaataagtaaatattggAAGACATACAGTCTAAGTTTAGCCTAAACAActccagaagtttcttttttatttgtatttttaaaactttagtgCATAATTTAGTAGTTGTTCAAATAAGTCAATTTGGCCTGGAttcattaacttcttttttacattttcatcgCATCTCACATAACATAGCagttaaataaatgcttattgaaagTTGAAAGCATTgagattataaaataagaaagcttCAGTGTTGCATATCACCAATATGCTCCTCGATTGCACATAACAAAAATCCACGGAAGCTTCTACAGGAACACACCTGTAATAGAAAAGCATTGGTGAAAATAatcatattatttaaaacattcaacCACCAGCTATTACAGTCCCATGTACAGTCCCTATACTGAAGTGTAGTTTTCCAGAGAttatattttacagaagaaagCAGGCTACCTTATAAAGATTTCACTCTCTAAAAGAgtctatttaaagatttcatataaattaatttaaaaatctacttaaaCATCATGAGCACAATTATCTATTGGCTAAAATGACTTGTAATGATTAAAAAGCCATTAAATTTCCTAATACACAGTTTTGATTCCTGGCCTTGGTGCTTAGAAAGCGTTTCTTTAAATGTAGGACTATATTTTCTATCAGTTCTCTTCCTAAGGCCTGAATAACAACCTTAGCAAAGCAAACTAATCTTGTATCCATGTATTCTCTAAATTGTTACTTCCCTTTATATCAATTTGATACCCTCAGATTAGAAGTTGTTAGGTAGTTAGATTTTTGTATCAGAAGTTACCCAACCATTCAGAATACAATTTGTTTATTATGTGAAACAGGACCATTGATTACAAAATTATATCACAGGTATGGGAACCAAATATTTATATCCTACAATCAAAAGGCAATTAGAGCAgatattaatgtgttgtattgGCTTAGAGGATTTACTGACAAAAGTAGACATGTTCAAATTTTAATTCGTATCTTGTATTTTTTCCGTATTTATGAACATGTTGAAGTTCACTTATTACCTTAGCCAATTTCCAAGTATCTCCATTTTCTtaacttaaaaatgaagtaaaaaaataaatcgCTTTATTTACAACAGCTACTTTATACCAGAGGatcttctaagcattttacaaatattaacttatttaatggTCAAACAGCCCTAATGGATGAGTGCCAGCATTAGCCTCATTCTATAGATGGAAAAACTGgtacacagagaagttaagcatgTTGCCCACGGTTGCACAGCTGCTTAGGGTTAGAACCAAAGTCTGAGCCTGGGCATTGTGGCTCTGGAGTCTGTGTTCTCATCCACAGTTTTCCTCTTCTTGCTATGAGCCTCTCTGTGCTAGGACATGATCTAGTGATCATCCTTAGTATTATATATAGACTTAAGGCTATCCTTTTGGAAAGAAACTTGTGAGGGTTAAATATTAATGTGTCTGACTTTAAAAGAAGTTAAGGAAGGGTATTTGTTCTAGGCCTGGAGTcagaatttttttcctgtaaaatacCAAATAGTAATTCTTTTTGGCTTTAGGAGTCACACAATCTTTGTTAAAACTACTCCAGTCTTCCCTTGTGGCACAAAAACAGGACAATAcgtaaatgaatgggcatggctgtgttatAACAGGACATCAGTTATGGGCACTgaaattttgtataattttcacatgtcatgaaatattcttctccttttgatttttttccccaccatttgaaaatgtaaaaaacattcAGGAAGAAGGGCATATACATAAACAGGAGGCATCCCAGATTTGTTCGGTGAGTcctagtttgccaacccctgtccTAGGCACTTGGGATATATCAATGAGCAAAATGGACACAAAATTTTGTCCTTATTCTAGTGGGAAGAACCCCATTGATCTTCCTGCCTGTGCTTGGAAAGAATACAAGTCTCAATAATTTTACCAACTCCAAATTAGAAtctcaaatttacattttaaggCCTAAGAATTTAAATAGCTATCTCAGGAAAATAAAgagtaattaatttaaaaagtgaacaagctgctcatttttttcaagtgtacgATAAAGAAAACAACTAACACAGATTTGGTCATTATTCAGAAGAGGTTTAAATATCATTTGTatgatattttaatgatttctagTAGGAAATTAGTCAGGTATATTTAACACATTGCTAAGATTGACAGACACATGTCCAGCAGACTAATCAAAACACATAAATGAACACATgaacaattatttttctaaatgccaTCCCATATCTCCAGCTGCTTTGATCAAAGGGTACGCGTTGTCAGGACTCCTGACTTCCAAGTGAGTTAGCTGGACTGAGTACATCTGTAGTACCTCCCTGCCTTCTCCAAAATGAGTAACCTCTGGAGGAACACTCCTGCTGTTGTAGGTTTGGTTTAGGTGTCCATCTCCCTCAGTAGATCAGGTGCCTGACCTTGATCTAGAAATGTGAGCTCAGTTTGAATTAATATTGGTATTAAGTATAGTTGAGGTGGACACTTAGGATTTGGTCAGTTAAGTGTGAATTGACAAAgccaaagttgaaataaaaatggaggttATTTTAAAGATGATCGACACACATACAGTGTTGTTTACCAACCACAATAGTAACTGTCACTGTTGAGTGACTTCTGTGAGCTTAACATATTACTTACTTTCATATTCTAGTCTttgtaacatttttctcttctttttaaatattagaaaattgaggctcagggaAGATAAATAATTTGTCTAATTATATGGATGGGATTGAGTTGGGAGTCTGTCGTCATCATCTGAAGAATACTCCCTGGTTGTAAGTGTATTTAATAGATATGGCTTATACAGAAAGCATACTCAAATCTACAACTTCCGTATCTTTGTTTTACCACATCACAGAAGAGATTAAAAGTTACAACTTTCTAATGCTTCTTTAAACCCACCGGAACAAAAGGAGTGAGAGGAATATTTTGGAAAGCCAAAATTCTTTGCCATTGGTCTACCATACTTAATTATTAGTTCTGAGATTAAGAGGCTATATAATGGGGTTGCTGAGATTTTTTTCGCCACAAAATTAACTTACTAAAAATATGTTGagccaatatattttaaataaatcagtaaaaataagAACTCTCAATTTAACTATggaaaataattgtgaaaataaaaacaaacaaacaaacaaacaaaaaacaaagcctaGAAGCTTGAATTTAaaccaagagattttttttttcccctagatttCTGTGCACTGGTGGAATACTAGAGTGGTATCAGCTTTGTTTCTGGGAGGACAATAGAAAGCCCTTCATGTTGGTGAAACTTACAGGTGATAAATACAACAGGTAGAagccaaaattataaaaatacctgTATACTCTCATAACATAAAATAAGGTTACTCTAATTggaaatttattgtttatattttgtttcaagaaaatcattttaacaaTTGTTATGCCATAAATGTTTATACCTTCTGTCATTCACTtagaatttcagaaaatatattcactGTTATGTCCTTTCCATTAACTTCCAAGATAATTCATGATGCATGAATTACTAatgatgatttcttttaaaaaagaataccccACACACAACACTATTATGATATGGGCAGGAGAACGAGCTAACCAGAGGAAGAACCCTCAGTTGTAGCATAGAAGAAACAGTGAATATATCTATTTCACTGTGAATATTAAAACGGCCTATCTAGCCacaaataatattaatgaaaatacgGTTAGAACTGTTGGCAACATTAGAATTAAAGCAGAAAGTTACTAGAAAAAGCCTACAATcgtgaggaaataaaaatagtgaatGTTTATGatgcaaagagagaaaataaatcatagggaagtgaaaaaagaagaaaaagcagcagTAAGGGAAATACAAGGAAATATGGGAActcaaagaaattattaaaaataaaaccatctgaaaaagaaagaaaaagaggactaGCAGTACAGGAAGATGGGCAAGGAAATTTTAGAGCCTGGAGAGTAGGTGTTCAATTATCTGTTGTACAAAGAAGTACAAATTTAGAAGCATTTAAGTCACTACATACCCAACTAATATAGTTTACAAGGTTATCGATGGTGTTCcattgaaaagagaaaagccagtccttaaaagaaacaaaaaagactgtttccccaaggaaaagaaaaagtccaatCATGGTATCTTCACTCCTATAATTCAATTCAGTTCAGCAAGtacatatttgtaaaatgagttaattaagatgttttattaaaaactcTGTCCTTAAGCTAGATAATGCAGGAGTTTCAGAAGTGTCAGAGTTCAAAGGGGACAGTCTGCTGTTCCAATAGGAGGAGATGAAAATATAGCTGCATTCCTTGTAAAATCATCTTAATTTTCAATATAATTGGAACTGGCAGTGAACCTGAGAAGCAAGGCGGCTCTTCTGAATCCATGCCTATGACCGCACCCTCTCCCCCCACAGTGGGCACTCTGGACAATGCGTTGCAGTATAAAGCCACAAGAAGTCCTGCTGTGAGCTATCCCCCACGTTTGTACTGAACATAAACCTATCATCCACCAAGCCCTGAGCTAGGTTCTGAGACACAGAGTTAAACAGGACAAAATGCATTGCTGATTTTGTGCAGTTTACAGtgtaaggaaaaagaataaagaattgcACAAATCAATCAGACTGGTAATACATGCTGCGGATTAGCAAACTTCTGGGAGATAACGTATTCCAGAGTAACATATCCCAGAGTCTTGCAACCTCCCTGGGGAGACCAAAGAAGAGTTTCTCTACAAAGCGGTCTTGAAAGATGAGCTATCCAGAGTGATGGGTTTGCAGGAAGGCCAGGCGGTCGCCCAGGGAAAGCACGGGGTGCAGTAGAGTGTGCCCATGAGCACCAGGCAGAGAAGAGTTTGGTACCttccagaaactgaaagaaagtgtgtgtggcCAGGGGTTGGGTGGGAAGGGTTGTTGAAATCAATCAGGAAGTTGTAGGCCCTGCTAAGGATTAGGATTATCCACTACATGGCTGAATTCCACAGTGGAAAAatgagctttcttttctttttttttttttttaatttgagctGAGAAAATAAGCAATAGTATGGTAGAAACACTGCCTTTGAAATCATAAACCTAACTAGGTGTCCCAAATTCACTTTcgctgagccccacatcagtaaAATGGGTTAATAATTAGAGTTCTACTTGCCAGGATTTTGGTAAGGACAGGCTGAGACAGTGAAGAAAACTGTATACATAGAAAATGCTATTTAGAACTGACTTATTAATTTTCAAAGATACAATAAGTCAAGTTTACCTGAATACATTTTTGCCTATCAAGAAAACGCGAGTATAAATACGATTTCACTGGAGCACAGAATTAGAGAGTTTTCAGACCAGATGAACAAAGTTGAAGGAACCCGAAGGTGAACACAAGGGCATTAGAAGAAAGTGGGATAATAAGACTTTCTGACTGCTCTcagtaatttatatataattcttcaAAGGGAAGATGATGGCCTTTTTAGATGTAAAACCCTTCCGTTTCTTCCATTCGTAGAGGAGACCCCCCTCTTCTTTTTAATCTCACTAACTCCGGCTTTGAGGCTTCCTTTTTCTGGGGTCCCCGAGCCCCTCATGTACATACGTCAGGTCCTGGGGCTCCCAGGGCTCCTGTGAGTGGGGTGGTAAATGACACCTGCGCGGGGACTCTCCGAGCTTCCCCACAGCTCAGCTGGGGCCACCGTATGGAGACTGGCTCACCGGAGGCTGCAGAGAAGTGAACTGAAGAATTACAGTCGGTTTCACTTCCCTGCCTTATGTGCCTTCAGGTGCCTCTGAAGACAGGCGAGGCCCGtgaaatggagaggaggaggaagagagacagcaCCAATGTTAGAGAAGAAAGAGTCCTTGCAAATGTAGGGGCACTGTAGAAACACATGGCTGGGTGGATGTGTATATCCACAGACACAGTGCGTGGTGCTCGGTGCCCGCTTTGAGTTTTCTGTACAGTGATTTC is a window encoding:
- the LOC125081741 gene encoding WAS/WASL-interacting protein family member 1-like, which encodes MPGLRKGKAREWGARASRRAQRRPSAEVPGQLVPAALLFALISLNPALPACLLRKLLASPSPLSFANCPETPVNLAGESFRPPTPDPLSPAPRISKRGSSDAYLPFSRGAAPGRRGGRKWGHWGGFRAGPQRPGGIHVKGSVSKAPGTVALTPVTGRAERDPLPTSRPRARPPGRATAAAATAAARLRGIPPDLPLPLRLTLPCLAPVLDRRFPIYTTLGSSRLTLPSCSRWTLTSLELPPPAGPPPPPAPKDLGFLKHLPESLPLSGPGHTSLSLSRFPRFVVSLPPPIFSCSPSFLFFSFAFPPYLLISCNRSFILYERLPGN
- the KLHL14 gene encoding kelch-like protein 14, with the translated sequence MSRSGDRTSTFDPSHSDNLLHGLNLLWRKQLFCDVTLTAQGQQFHCHKAVLASCSQYFRSLFSSHPPLGGGVGGQDGLGAPKDQQQQQPQQQPPQQQQPPPQEEPGTPSSSPDDKLLTSPRAINNLVLQGCSSIGLRLVLEYLYTANVTLSLDTVEEVLSVSKILHIPQVTKLCVQFLNDQISVQNYKQVCKIAALHGLEETKKLANKYLVEDVLLLNFEEMRALLDSLPPPVESELALFQMSVLWLEHDRETRMQYAPDLMKRLRFALIPAPELVERVQSVDFMRTDPVCQKLLLDAMNYHLMPFRQHCRQSLASRIRSNKKMLLLVGGLPPGPDRLPSNLVQYYDDEKKTWKILTIMPYNSAHHCVVEVENFLFVLGGEDQWNPNGKHSTNFVSRYDPRFNSWIQLPPMQERRASFYACRLDKHLYVIGGRNETGYLSSVECYNLETNEWRYVSSLPQPLAAHAGAVHNGKIYISGGVHNGEYVPWLYCYDPVMDVWARKQDMNTKRAIHTLAVMNDRLYAIGGNHLKGFSHLDVMLVECYDPKGDQWNILQTPILEGRSGPGCAVLDDSIYLVGGYSWSMGAYKSSTICYCPEKGTWTELEGDVAEPLAGPACATVILPACVPYNK